The nucleotide window GTATCTTGCTTTGCGCAATGGCTATTTGGTTTGAATCACCTCTTCCCGCCGTGCTGATTCATCTGGCACTCACGGTGCCGTATGACATTCAGTTTGTAAGGATTAAGTCTAAGACACGTTAGCTTCTGAATTCAGTATTTCACCGAGGCTGATCATATGCTCGTGTGCGGTAAGGTCAAACTTCACCGGCACGACCGATATATAACCTTCAGCGAGCGCATTCTCATCTGCATCGGCGCCCGAGTCCATATTGTTGAAATAACCTGTCAGCCAGTAATACTTCTTGCCGTGCGGATTGATTCTTTCATCAAAATTTTCTTCCCATTTAGCTACTGCCTGACGGCAAACACGGATTCCCTTGATCTTGTCTTTGTTTAGTTTAGGAATATTCACATTAAGAACCACTCCTTTAGGCATTGGGTTTTCCAGAGTCCTGGTAACTATTTGCTGTATATACTCCTTGGCCTGGCTGAAATCGGCGTCCCAGCTGAAGTCCAGCAGCGAGAAACCTATTGCCTGCAAGCCTTCGACTCCCGCTTCTACCGCTGCAGACATGGTACCTGAGTAGATGACGTTGATGGATGAATTGGCTCCGTGGTTAATTCCTGAGACAACAATGTCCGGGCGACGAGTTAATATCTTGTCCAGGGCAAATTTTACACAGTCCACCGGAGTACCGCTCAGTGAAAAATCCCTTTGTGGGCCTTCCAGCTGTATTTCCTCAAATGTTAGGGTAGAATTAATGGTGATAGCGTGACCTTTGCCACTTTGTGGAGAGTTAGGTGCAACCACAGTCACATCTCCTATTTCATTCATAAATTCAACCAGATTCCGAACACCCGGAGCGGTTATGCCATCATCATTGGTGACTAATATCTGAGGTCTCTGCATATTCCTTTCTATTTTTAACAAAAATAATTAAAAAACCCCGTTATCTTGCAATTAGGTATTAAATTTGAAGTTCTGACGAGCCATGTAACAACCACGGCTATATTTTAACTAATAACAGTATAAGTTTACAGTATGTTTAAAAAGTCCAAACTAAATAAATTACTTTTATTTGTTCCTTTAATGAGTCTGATGTTCTGTTTCAATGCAGCCCAGAATGACGACGAAAAGATGCAGACCATCATGGTTAGCGTGAAAAACACGCTCTCTTATCTTCATTACAGTCCGAAACCAATTAACGATGCGTATTCCCAGGAGGTATACGATAAATATTTTGAGATGGTAGATTTCGGCAAGAGGTATTTCCTGCAGTCCGATATGGCTGAATTCAGCAAACACCGTACTAAACTTGATGATTATCTGAACCGAGGTGACCTTACCTTCTACAAACTTACTGTGGACAGGCTTTATCAGCGTGTTGACGAGATAGACAAGATCACGCAGGAAATCTTCAGCAAGCCTATAAATCTGAATGAGGATGAAGTGCTTATCCTGGAACACAAAATTAAAAAAGCACCGGTTAACCGCGAGGAGCAGTATAATGAATGGAAGAAATTCATCAAGTACAATATCCTTCAGGAAATGGAAACGCTGAACAGCAGGGAAGAAAGCCAGCGTAAAAAGAAGGACAGTGTTCAGAAATTCGGTCTTAAGGATACCATAAAACTGGAAATTCTGACCCCCGAGCAAAAACTGACTAAAGCGACAGGTGAGGTGAAGGATCTTATGGGAGAAACCTTTACACGTTTTAAGAAAAGAAAGAAAATGGACTGGTTTACGGTCTATATGAATGCTTATTCTGAGGTTTTCGATCCGCATACCAATTATTTTTCACCCCGGGATAAAGAAGATTTTGATGTAAACTTCACCGGCAAAGTGATAGGCATCGGAGCCATTATCCAGGAGAGAAAAGGAAACCTATTTCTGGGAGCACTTACTGTTGGAGCACCTGCCTGGAAATCCAAACAGCTTTCCGAAGGCGACAAAATTCTTAAAGTAAAATCACTGCCAAACAAGGAGGCCGTCAATGTGGTAGGCATGCTGTCTGATGAGGCGGTAAGGCTTATTCGCGGCAAGGAAGGCACAGCAGTAACTTTAACCGTTGAGAAGAAAGATAAAACTGTGAAGGAAGTCACAATGATACGTGAGGAAGTGGCCATGGAGGATACTTATGCCCGAAGCATCATCATAAATTCTAAAGACGGCAAGAAATTCGGATTCATTAACCTTCCGGGATTCAATGCCGAGTTTGACAAGGAAGATGGCCGTAATGCCTCTGACGATATTAAGAATGAGATCATCAAGCTGAAAGCGCAGAATGTACAGGGAATTATTCTGGATTTGCGGAATAATGGCGGTGGGTCACTGACTGAAGTGGGCGACATCATGGGGCTTTTCATGAATGCCGGGCCTTATGTGCAGGTTAAGGATGGACAGGGTAAGATTCAGACTCTTAGAAATAAAACCAATGCACCAATCTGGACCGGACCACTGGCAATCATGCAGAATGAACTTTCTGCCTCTGCTTCCGAAATTCTGGCAGGAGCCATGCAGGATTACGGCCGCGCGGTAGTGCTGGGCTCTCCCCAATCCTTTGGTAAAGGAACTGTACAGACGTTTGTGGACCTGAACCGTTTCCTGAATACCAATGATGATTTCGGTTCGCTGAAACTCACCATTCAGAAGTTCTACCGTATTACCGGCGAATCCACACAGAAGAAAGGTATTGAATCGGATATAAAGATGAAGGACTTCTTCACATTTTCCGAAATTGGAGAACGCTATGACGATTATGCGTTGGCCTGGGACAAAATTCCTCAGGTAGCTTTCAATAAAGTAAACGGCATCAATATTCCGAAAATGCAGCAAAACAGCGCGCAGCGAATGAGCGTAAACTCCAATTATCAGTTATTGCTTGAATCTGCACAGTGGAAGGAAAAAATGGGTAAGGAAGAGAGTATTACGGTGAACCAAACCAAGTTTTTCGCACTGATGAAACAGCGAAAAGATGAAATCAGGAAATTTGAGAAACTGGATAAATTCAATAACGGACTGGTGTTTTCCATTTATCCTCAGGAAGTGCAGCGGGAAAAGACAGATGAAGTCTTCAGGAAAAAGACTGAGAACTGGAAAAAGATGCTTTCCAAAGATGTTTATCTGGAAGAAGCCGTCAATGTAATTTCTGAAATGATTTAACAGCCATCAATCGTAAACAAAAAAATCGTCATTTTCCAATGACGATTTTTTTGTTCTATAAATATTTGCATTATTTTATTTCCACGCACCCTATTCTTCCCCCTGCGTTTCCGGTAGGTTGGGTTTTGAAATCATCGGCCTGGGCATGAATGATAATTGATTTTCCGTAGAGGTTTTTTGCAGGATCACTACAACCCAGACACCATTTGTCCGTTTTCATCACCAGTCTTGAAGTACCGTTACCATCCGCTTTCAGATTTCCCAGGTCGCCGATATGGTGTTCGCCCATACCCCATTTACCGTGGTCGTGTGAAGTCGGATTCCAGTGTCCACCGGCTGAACTCCCATCCGCAGCACTGCAGTCTC belongs to Chryseobacterium sp. and includes:
- the surE gene encoding 5'/3'-nucleotidase SurE, translated to MQRPQILVTNDDGITAPGVRNLVEFMNEIGDVTVVAPNSPQSGKGHAITINSTLTFEEIQLEGPQRDFSLSGTPVDCVKFALDKILTRRPDIVVSGINHGANSSINVIYSGTMSAAVEAGVEGLQAIGFSLLDFSWDADFSQAKEYIQQIVTRTLENPMPKGVVLNVNIPKLNKDKIKGIRVCRQAVAKWEENFDERINPHGKKYYWLTGYFNNMDSGADADENALAEGYISVVPVKFDLTAHEHMISLGEILNSEANVS
- a CDS encoding carboxy terminal-processing peptidase, translated to MFKKSKLNKLLLFVPLMSLMFCFNAAQNDDEKMQTIMVSVKNTLSYLHYSPKPINDAYSQEVYDKYFEMVDFGKRYFLQSDMAEFSKHRTKLDDYLNRGDLTFYKLTVDRLYQRVDEIDKITQEIFSKPINLNEDEVLILEHKIKKAPVNREEQYNEWKKFIKYNILQEMETLNSREESQRKKKDSVQKFGLKDTIKLEILTPEQKLTKATGEVKDLMGETFTRFKKRKKMDWFTVYMNAYSEVFDPHTNYFSPRDKEDFDVNFTGKVIGIGAIIQERKGNLFLGALTVGAPAWKSKQLSEGDKILKVKSLPNKEAVNVVGMLSDEAVRLIRGKEGTAVTLTVEKKDKTVKEVTMIREEVAMEDTYARSIIINSKDGKKFGFINLPGFNAEFDKEDGRNASDDIKNEIIKLKAQNVQGIILDLRNNGGGSLTEVGDIMGLFMNAGPYVQVKDGQGKIQTLRNKTNAPIWTGPLAIMQNELSASASEILAGAMQDYGRAVVLGSPQSFGKGTVQTFVDLNRFLNTNDDFGSLKLTIQKFYRITGESTQKKGIESDIKMKDFFTFSEIGERYDDYALAWDKIPQVAFNKVNGINIPKMQQNSAQRMSVNSNYQLLLESAQWKEKMGKEESITVNQTKFFALMKQRKDEIRKFEKLDKFNNGLVFSIYPQEVQREKTDEVFRKKTENWKKMLSKDVYLEEAVNVISEMI
- a CDS encoding superoxide dismutase family protein, which produces MTKTTFSVAAVLALMLTSCATTKTYTIESKSNSEVQGTAMFTQKGGSVELDMNVLKLKPNGIHAAHIHENGDCSAADGSSAGGHWNPTSHDHGKWGMGEHHIGDLGNLKADGNGTSRLVMKTDKWCLGCSDPAKNLYGKSIIIHAQADDFKTQPTGNAGGRIGCVEIK